A portion of the Rhodococcus pseudokoreensis genome contains these proteins:
- a CDS encoding HNH endonuclease signature motif containing protein yields MSSTGGLAADQVTEHLTALAAAVTGLLDADLTGVSDSDVMLMMQQLEKSLRRAGAVSQRLIVESVERSLPAALGYNSPNKLLVDVLRVSASDASARVSAARNLGAWHTLSGDDLPTALPETAAAQRDGAIGPDHARAVSKIMRKIPHAVSNADVAAAEAILAECARGGTPEDVESAGHRLLAYLDPDGRLTDDRDRARRRGISLGRQDAELMSKISGELDPTARALLDPILAKWARPGMNNPDDPESPRGDAEDPSIDREALVAAAARDTRTAAQRNHDALGAIFRVVLESQILGRHRGLPVTAIITMTLDQLEKAAGGVATTATGGLLPLDDALTLAENAHPVLVLFDHDGRPLHLGRLRRVASADQRLALIAAEGGCTRAGCAAPASICAVHHVEEWRHGGRTDIDSLTLVCDACHARVHDGPAGWATSSASPGDAYAGRTEWIPPPHIDPDRKPRINHRHHSGELIDRARRRLRDRVRAEDRVP; encoded by the coding sequence ATGAGTTCGACCGGGGGGTTGGCGGCGGATCAGGTGACGGAACACCTGACTGCGCTGGCTGCTGCCGTCACGGGACTGCTCGACGCCGATCTCACGGGTGTGTCGGATTCCGACGTGATGCTGATGATGCAGCAACTCGAGAAGTCCCTCCGCCGCGCAGGCGCGGTCTCGCAGCGGCTTATCGTCGAGAGTGTCGAACGCTCGCTGCCCGCGGCGCTCGGCTACAACTCGCCGAACAAACTCCTGGTCGACGTGCTGCGCGTGTCGGCGTCGGATGCGTCGGCGCGGGTGTCGGCTGCCCGCAACCTCGGCGCCTGGCACACGCTGTCGGGCGACGACTTGCCGACGGCACTGCCGGAAACGGCGGCTGCGCAACGCGACGGTGCCATCGGCCCCGATCACGCCCGGGCGGTCTCGAAGATCATGCGCAAGATCCCGCACGCCGTCTCGAATGCGGACGTCGCCGCAGCCGAAGCGATCCTGGCCGAATGCGCGCGTGGCGGCACCCCGGAGGACGTCGAGAGTGCCGGTCACCGACTGCTCGCCTACCTCGATCCAGACGGTCGTCTCACGGACGATCGCGATCGGGCACGCCGACGCGGCATCTCACTCGGTCGACAGGACGCCGAACTGATGTCGAAGATCTCCGGTGAACTCGACCCCACCGCGCGCGCCCTCCTCGACCCCATCCTCGCGAAATGGGCCCGCCCCGGCATGAACAACCCGGACGACCCCGAGTCGCCACGCGGCGACGCCGAGGATCCGTCGATCGACCGTGAAGCGTTGGTCGCGGCAGCGGCGCGGGACACGCGCACCGCGGCGCAACGCAACCACGACGCCCTCGGTGCGATATTCAGGGTCGTGCTCGAATCTCAGATCCTGGGTCGGCACCGGGGTCTGCCCGTCACGGCGATCATCACCATGACGCTCGATCAACTCGAGAAAGCGGCGGGCGGCGTAGCGACCACGGCCACCGGCGGTCTGCTTCCCCTCGACGACGCGTTGACACTCGCGGAGAACGCCCACCCGGTGCTCGTCCTGTTCGACCACGACGGCAGGCCCCTGCATCTCGGACGGCTCCGACGGGTGGCGAGCGCGGACCAACGCCTCGCTCTCATCGCCGCCGAAGGTGGATGCACGCGAGCGGGCTGCGCGGCCCCGGCCAGTATCTGCGCGGTCCACCACGTAGAAGAGTGGCGCCACGGTGGGCGCACCGACATCGACTCGCTGACGCTCGTGTGCGATGCCTGCCATGCCCGAGTGCACGACGGGCCTGCAGGCTGGGCGACCAGCAGTGCGTCACCCGGTGACGCGTACGCGGGACGCACCGAATGGATACCGCCACCACACATAGACCCGGACAGAAAACCGCGAATCAATCACCGGCACCACTCCGGTGAGCTGATCGACCGTGCCCGCCGGAGGCTCCGCGACCGGGTGCGCGCCGAGGACCGAGTGCCGTAG
- a CDS encoding aldehyde dehydrogenase family protein: MNLPAPEELCRRAEEALIRCGAEITDGGGPLVARTPITGTELRTVTSSSAEDVDRAITAAHDAFLEWRSVPAPQRGAVARRLGQLLTEHKADLAELVTLEAGKIPSEAQGEVQEMIDICEFAVGLSRQLYGKTMASERPGHRLMETWHPLGVVGVISAFNFPVAVWSWNTAVALVCGDTVVWKPSDRTPLTAIACDALLARAARDVGAPAGIHALIQGAGDVGERLVDDARVALLSATGSVRMGRAVGPRVAARFGKCLLELGGNNAAVVAPSADLDLTVRGVVFSAAGTAGQRCTSLRRLIVHSSVADELVERISSAYGQLKVGNPFDDGVLVGPLVNRSAFEAMQTALDKARADGGTVVCGGERSGGSDSAYYVSPALVRMPAQTSVVREETFAPILYVLTYEDFDQAIALHNEVPQGLSSSIFTTDQREAERFLAADGSDCGIANVNIGTSGAEIGGAFGGEKETGGGRESGSDAWKAYMRRATNTVNYSDRLPLAQGVEFT, from the coding sequence GTGAACCTTCCCGCCCCCGAGGAGTTGTGCCGACGCGCCGAGGAAGCGCTGATCAGGTGCGGCGCCGAGATCACCGACGGCGGTGGACCGCTCGTCGCGCGCACACCGATCACCGGGACCGAACTGCGCACGGTGACGTCGAGCAGCGCGGAGGACGTGGATCGCGCGATCACCGCGGCCCACGATGCCTTCCTCGAATGGCGTTCCGTCCCCGCCCCCCAACGCGGAGCCGTGGCGCGCCGTCTGGGTCAGCTTCTGACGGAACACAAGGCCGATCTGGCGGAACTGGTCACACTCGAGGCAGGCAAGATTCCGTCCGAGGCGCAGGGCGAAGTGCAGGAGATGATCGACATCTGCGAATTCGCGGTCGGTCTGTCCCGGCAGTTGTACGGCAAAACGATGGCGTCGGAACGTCCGGGACATCGACTGATGGAGACGTGGCATCCGCTGGGAGTCGTCGGAGTGATCTCGGCGTTCAACTTCCCGGTCGCCGTGTGGTCGTGGAACACCGCTGTCGCGCTGGTCTGCGGCGACACGGTGGTGTGGAAGCCGTCGGACCGGACGCCGCTGACGGCGATCGCCTGCGACGCCCTGCTGGCGCGCGCCGCCCGCGACGTCGGTGCACCCGCCGGCATCCACGCCCTGATCCAGGGGGCGGGGGACGTCGGCGAACGACTCGTCGACGACGCACGCGTCGCGTTGCTCAGCGCCACCGGTTCGGTGCGGATGGGGCGCGCCGTGGGGCCGCGCGTCGCCGCGCGCTTCGGCAAGTGTCTGCTCGAACTGGGCGGCAACAACGCCGCAGTGGTGGCGCCGTCCGCCGATCTGGACTTGACCGTGCGGGGAGTCGTGTTCTCCGCCGCAGGCACCGCGGGACAACGCTGTACGTCGCTGCGACGGCTGATCGTGCACTCGTCCGTCGCCGACGAATTGGTGGAGCGCATCTCTTCGGCGTACGGCCAGTTGAAGGTCGGGAACCCGTTCGACGACGGTGTCCTCGTCGGCCCGCTGGTGAACCGATCCGCGTTCGAGGCGATGCAGACCGCGTTGGACAAGGCCCGCGCCGACGGCGGGACCGTCGTCTGCGGCGGCGAACGCAGCGGTGGCAGCGACTCCGCGTACTACGTCTCGCCCGCCCTCGTCCGGATGCCCGCGCAGACGTCGGTGGTGCGAGAGGAGACGTTCGCACCGATCCTCTACGTGCTCACCTACGAAGACTTCGACCAGGCGATCGCGTTGCACAACGAAGTGCCCCAAGGACTCTCGTCGTCGATCTTCACCACCGACCAGCGGGAGGCCGAGAGGTTCCTGGCGGCAGACGGTTCCGACTGCGGCATCGCGAACGTCAACATCGGCACGTCGGGGGCCGAGATCGGCGGGGCGTTCGGCGGGGAGAAGGAGACGGGCGGCGGACGCGAGTCCGGATCCGACGCGTGGAAGGCCTACATGCGCCGTGCGACGAACACCGTCAACTACTCCGATCGACTCCCGCTCGCGCAGGGGGTGGAGTTCACCTGA
- a CDS encoding Fpg/Nei family DNA glycosylase: MPEGDTVWRTANSLRDALEGEVLTRCDVRVPRYATVDLSGEVVDEVVSRGKHLLIRVGDHSIHTHLKMEGAWHIYAPDSRWRRPAHQARIVLATEDRVAVGFSLGITEILRRDDEESAVGHLGPDLLGPDWDAGTAIENLRAAGEQPIGLALTDQRNLAGLGNVYRNEVCFLRGVHPYTPAAEVTDLPAMVTLAHRMIHADKNNSIRHRPWVYGRAGQRCRRCGTVIEGHDLGRQEIFFCTYCQPPRVD, translated from the coding sequence ATGCCCGAAGGCGACACCGTCTGGCGCACCGCCAACTCGCTGCGCGACGCCCTCGAAGGCGAGGTCCTGACCCGGTGCGACGTGCGGGTGCCCCGGTACGCAACCGTCGACCTGTCCGGTGAGGTGGTCGACGAGGTGGTCAGCCGGGGAAAGCACCTCCTCATCCGGGTTGGCGACCACTCCATCCACACGCACCTGAAGATGGAGGGCGCGTGGCACATCTACGCGCCGGACTCGAGGTGGCGGCGGCCGGCGCACCAGGCGCGCATCGTGCTGGCCACCGAAGACCGGGTGGCGGTCGGATTCTCGCTGGGCATCACCGAGATCCTCCGGCGTGACGACGAGGAGTCCGCGGTCGGCCACCTCGGACCCGATCTGCTGGGGCCGGACTGGGATGCCGGCACGGCGATCGAAAATCTGCGGGCGGCCGGCGAGCAGCCCATCGGTCTCGCCCTCACCGATCAACGCAATCTGGCCGGTCTCGGCAACGTGTACCGCAACGAAGTCTGCTTCCTCCGCGGCGTCCACCCGTACACTCCGGCGGCCGAGGTGACCGACCTGCCCGCCATGGTCACGCTCGCACATCGCATGATTCACGCCGACAAGAACAACTCGATCCGTCATCGGCCGTGGGTATACGGGCGCGCCGGACAACGGTGCCGCCGCTGCGGGACGGTGATCGAAGGCCACGACCTCGGCCGCCAGGAGATCTTCTTCTGCACGTACTGCCAACCACCGAGGGTGGATTAG
- a CDS encoding acyl-CoA dehydrogenase family protein, protein MSNWTEMAREIAENVLFPVADSVDADGEIPDSHFETLAADGFYGLAAPGEEGVPPSVLVDVMETLCGGCLATAFTWMQHHGVVAGLAGSPNTTLQDRYLDGLVDGTVRAGVALAGAIPVPPTLWARSVDDGYVLDGVSPFVTGWGIVDLLQVSARDEFDDSIVHVIIPAQPLRGLTAEELPLIAARGSNTVRLKFDGLAVPRDLVSAVVSPEDFAKSQLFGSWINGCMAMGITRRAISELHALGVDADPFEEQAARARLDLNAALEGRAEIAEARARASELAIRTATALVTAKGSSALLAGNTAERLMREATFTLVAAGRPAIKSALLHRLGRD, encoded by the coding sequence GTGAGCAACTGGACCGAGATGGCGCGTGAGATCGCCGAGAACGTGCTGTTCCCGGTGGCCGACAGCGTCGATGCCGACGGCGAGATTCCCGACAGTCACTTCGAGACACTCGCCGCCGACGGCTTCTACGGACTCGCGGCACCCGGCGAAGAGGGTGTGCCGCCATCGGTACTGGTCGACGTGATGGAGACGTTGTGCGGCGGCTGCCTCGCCACGGCGTTCACGTGGATGCAGCATCACGGCGTCGTCGCCGGTCTCGCCGGTTCGCCGAACACGACCCTCCAGGATCGGTACCTCGACGGACTCGTCGACGGCACGGTGCGGGCCGGCGTCGCTCTGGCCGGAGCGATTCCCGTCCCGCCCACCCTGTGGGCACGCAGCGTCGACGACGGCTACGTGCTCGACGGGGTGTCGCCGTTCGTCACCGGCTGGGGCATCGTCGATCTGCTCCAAGTGTCGGCGCGCGACGAATTCGACGACTCCATCGTGCACGTCATCATTCCCGCACAACCACTTCGCGGACTCACTGCCGAGGAACTTCCGCTGATCGCGGCACGCGGGTCGAACACGGTCCGGCTGAAATTCGACGGGCTCGCCGTACCGCGGGATCTGGTGAGCGCCGTCGTCTCTCCCGAGGACTTCGCGAAGAGCCAACTGTTCGGGTCGTGGATCAACGGGTGCATGGCGATGGGAATCACCCGGCGGGCGATCAGCGAATTGCACGCCCTCGGCGTCGACGCGGACCCGTTCGAGGAGCAGGCCGCCCGGGCACGACTCGACCTGAACGCGGCACTCGAAGGCCGCGCGGAGATCGCCGAAGCGCGCGCCCGCGCTTCGGAACTCGCCATCCGCACCGCCACCGCCCTCGTCACCGCGAAGGGAAGTTCCGCACTGCTCGCGGGAAACACGGCGGAACGACTGATGCGTGAGGCCACCTTCACCCTCGTCGCAGCGGGACGTCCGGCGATCAAGTCCGCGTTGCTGCACCGCCTCGGCCGCGACTAG
- a CDS encoding TetR/AcrR family transcriptional regulator produces the protein MTLEDRREARRKSLLRAGVALLGAADGPAVNVRAVCRAASLTERYFYESFRDRDEFVRAVYTAVGDEAQAALVAAVASTETARERAEAAVDAFVKLMVDDPAMGRVLLLAPLSEPALSRRGIDLMPGFVGLVHDQLSAVDDEVEKQLVAVGVVGALTTLFIGYLDGTVAASREQFVAHCVTLVVEANKAGHE, from the coding sequence GTGACGCTGGAGGACCGGCGGGAAGCACGGCGGAAGTCGCTGCTGCGGGCGGGCGTCGCGCTGCTCGGTGCGGCGGACGGGCCCGCCGTGAACGTGCGCGCCGTCTGCCGCGCGGCATCGCTGACCGAACGGTACTTCTACGAGTCGTTCCGGGACCGGGACGAATTCGTGCGCGCCGTCTACACCGCGGTGGGAGACGAGGCGCAGGCCGCTCTCGTGGCGGCGGTGGCGTCCACCGAGACGGCACGGGAGCGCGCCGAGGCGGCCGTGGACGCGTTCGTGAAACTGATGGTCGACGATCCCGCCATGGGCCGCGTCCTGCTGCTCGCGCCCTTGTCCGAGCCCGCGCTGAGCAGGCGGGGCATCGACCTGATGCCCGGCTTCGTCGGACTCGTGCACGACCAGCTCTCCGCCGTCGACGACGAGGTGGAGAAACAACTCGTCGCCGTCGGGGTGGTCGGCGCCCTCACGACGCTGTTCATCGGATATCTCGACGGAACTGTTGCCGCGTCGCGCGAGCAATTCGTCGCGCATTGCGTCACTCTGGTGGTGGAGGCAAACAAGGCCGGCCACGAGTGA
- a CDS encoding ATP-dependent helicase yields MTDVLGRFSAATREWFDGAFPAPTAAQLGAWESIASRAHTLVVAPTGSGKTLSAFLWSLDQLAATDGKDRKTKVLYISPLKALGVDVERNLRAPLVGITQTAKRLGLTPPEISVGVRSGDTPAGDRRALIKNPPDILITTPESLFLMLTSAARETLTQVDTIIVDEVHAVAGTKRGAHLALSLERLDRLLDTPAQRIGLSATVRPHEEVGRFLSGSAPIRIVAPPSPKTFDLTVQVPVEDMTELGLAEPAEGSASATPQAGSIWPHVEEQIVDLVLAHRSSIVFANSRRLAERLTARLNEIYAERAGTAVDKNPKPASQIGTPSEVNFGADPLLARAHHGSVSKDQRALIEDDLKSGRLRCVVATSSLELGIDMGAVDLVIQVEAPPSVANGLQRVGRAGHQVGEISRGVVFPKHRTDLVHCAVTVERMVTGKIEALAVPANPLDILAQHTVAATALEPLDVDDWFETVRRSGSFATLPRSAYESTLDLLAGLYPSDEFAELRPRLVWDREANTLTGRPGAQRLAVTSGGAIPDRGLFTVYMVGEKASRVGELDEEMVYESRVGDVFALGATSWRIEEITFDRVLVSPAYGQPGRLPFWHGDGLGRPAELGEALGQFLREISLGHETEVQERCRTGGLDENATNNLVQLVTEQKTATGQVPTDRTLVVERFRDELGDWRLILHSPYGQRVHAPWALAVSARLSERYGLDSNATASDDGIIVRLPDTEDTPPGADLFVFDTDEIEDIVTEQVGGSALFASRFRECAARALLLPRRTPGKRAPLWQQRQRSAQLLDVARRYPTFPVLLETVRECLQDVYDLPALKDLLRRLARRQIRIVEVETQSPSPFAGALLFNYVGEFMYEGDSPLAERRAAALSLDSTLLAELLGRVELRELLDADVIARAELELQRLLPDRKAKDLEGVADLLRLLGPLTSEEVAARSTADPAPWLDELVRAKRALGVSFAGHEWWTAIEDAARLRDGLGVPLPIGVPAAFIEPVDDPLADLISRYARTHGPFTVTDAAARFGLGSAVARDVLQRLAQGKRVVEGEFRPGATGSEWCDAEVLRRLRRRSLAAARQEVEPVSTATLGRFLPAWQHVGGTLRGIDGVATVVEQLAGVPVPASALESLILPSRVADYSPAMLDELTSTGEVLWSGAGSISGKDGWVCLHPADAAPLTLTTPTESDLTDVQSRVLDTLSGGGAYFFRQLADTLEMSDDTALATALWDLVWLGHIGNDTLAPVRALLSDTSRTTTSHRSPRRPPRARAYRSLTVPVRTAPPTVGGRWSILPAAESDATLRASATAELLLERYGVVTRGSVMTENVPGGFALMYKVLGTFEDNGRCRRGHFVESLGGAQFSTPPVVDRLRSYGDSLEGRHTTLPAVTLAASDPANPYGAALPWPRRGDDAPAHRPGRKAGGLVVLVEGELILFVERGGRTVLTFTDDPGVLRTAAVTLAGVVKRGGIDRIVVEKVDGDTIHGSDFAPILTEAGFSPTPRGFRLRA; encoded by the coding sequence GTGACCGACGTCCTGGGCAGGTTCTCCGCTGCCACCCGCGAGTGGTTCGACGGTGCGTTCCCCGCCCCGACGGCCGCGCAGCTCGGTGCGTGGGAGTCGATCGCCAGCCGAGCGCACACGCTGGTCGTCGCGCCGACCGGTTCGGGCAAGACGCTGTCGGCGTTTCTGTGGTCCCTCGACCAACTCGCCGCAACGGACGGGAAGGACCGCAAGACCAAGGTTCTCTACATCTCCCCGCTCAAGGCACTCGGGGTCGACGTCGAACGCAACCTGCGGGCCCCGCTCGTCGGGATCACGCAGACGGCCAAGCGGCTCGGGCTCACGCCGCCGGAGATCTCGGTGGGTGTCCGCTCCGGCGACACACCGGCCGGCGACCGGCGCGCGCTGATCAAGAATCCGCCCGACATCCTCATCACCACCCCCGAGTCGCTGTTCCTCATGCTGACGTCCGCTGCGCGCGAGACGCTGACGCAGGTCGACACAATCATCGTCGACGAGGTCCACGCGGTGGCGGGCACGAAGCGCGGCGCGCACCTGGCGTTGTCGCTCGAACGCCTCGACCGGCTCCTCGACACCCCGGCTCAGCGCATCGGACTGTCGGCGACGGTGCGGCCACACGAGGAGGTGGGCCGGTTCCTGTCGGGTTCGGCGCCGATCCGGATCGTGGCACCGCCGTCGCCGAAGACGTTCGACCTCACCGTGCAGGTTCCGGTGGAGGACATGACCGAACTCGGCCTCGCCGAGCCCGCCGAGGGTTCGGCGTCGGCGACCCCGCAGGCGGGGTCGATCTGGCCGCACGTCGAGGAGCAGATCGTCGATCTCGTCCTGGCGCATCGGTCGTCCATCGTGTTCGCGAACTCGCGGCGGCTCGCCGAGCGCCTGACCGCGCGGCTCAACGAGATCTACGCCGAACGCGCCGGGACCGCCGTCGACAAGAACCCGAAACCGGCCTCGCAGATCGGCACCCCGTCCGAGGTCAACTTCGGTGCGGACCCGCTGCTCGCCCGCGCCCACCACGGGTCGGTCAGCAAGGACCAGCGGGCCCTGATCGAGGACGACCTGAAGTCGGGGCGGCTGCGGTGTGTGGTCGCGACGAGCAGCCTCGAACTCGGAATCGACATGGGTGCCGTCGATCTGGTGATCCAGGTGGAGGCGCCCCCGTCCGTGGCGAACGGTCTGCAGCGCGTCGGCCGCGCCGGACACCAGGTCGGGGAGATTTCCCGGGGTGTGGTGTTCCCGAAGCACCGCACCGATCTCGTGCACTGCGCCGTCACCGTCGAGCGGATGGTCACCGGCAAGATCGAGGCACTCGCGGTTCCCGCCAACCCGCTCGACATCCTCGCCCAGCACACGGTGGCGGCCACCGCCCTCGAACCGCTCGACGTGGACGACTGGTTCGAGACGGTCCGGCGCAGTGGCTCCTTCGCGACGCTGCCGCGCTCGGCGTACGAGTCCACCCTCGACCTTCTCGCGGGCCTGTACCCGTCCGACGAGTTCGCCGAACTCCGGCCCCGCCTCGTCTGGGACCGCGAGGCCAACACGCTCACCGGACGTCCCGGCGCGCAGCGGCTGGCGGTCACGTCGGGCGGTGCCATCCCCGACCGCGGTCTGTTCACGGTCTACATGGTCGGCGAGAAGGCGTCCCGCGTCGGCGAACTCGACGAGGAGATGGTGTACGAGTCGCGGGTCGGTGACGTCTTCGCGCTCGGGGCCACCAGCTGGCGGATCGAGGAGATCACCTTCGACCGGGTGCTGGTCAGCCCCGCCTACGGCCAGCCGGGGCGGCTGCCGTTCTGGCACGGCGACGGTCTGGGCAGGCCTGCGGAACTGGGCGAGGCGCTGGGGCAGTTCCTGCGGGAGATCTCGCTCGGGCACGAGACCGAGGTGCAGGAGCGCTGCCGGACCGGTGGGCTCGACGAGAACGCCACGAACAATCTCGTGCAACTCGTCACCGAGCAGAAGACGGCGACCGGGCAGGTCCCCACCGACCGCACGCTGGTGGTCGAACGGTTCCGCGACGAACTCGGCGACTGGCGCCTCATCCTGCACTCGCCGTACGGCCAGCGTGTCCATGCGCCGTGGGCGCTGGCGGTCAGCGCCCGGCTGAGCGAGCGTTACGGCCTCGACTCGAACGCGACGGCGTCCGACGACGGCATCATCGTGCGCCTCCCCGACACCGAGGACACCCCGCCGGGAGCCGATCTCTTCGTCTTCGACACCGACGAGATCGAGGACATCGTCACCGAACAGGTCGGCGGGTCGGCGCTGTTCGCGTCCCGGTTCCGTGAGTGTGCGGCCCGGGCGCTGCTGCTGCCCCGCCGAACCCCGGGGAAACGCGCGCCGCTGTGGCAGCAACGGCAGCGGTCCGCCCAGTTGCTCGACGTGGCCCGCCGGTATCCGACGTTCCCGGTTCTGCTCGAGACCGTCCGCGAGTGCCTGCAGGACGTGTACGACCTGCCGGCGCTGAAGGATCTGCTGCGCAGGCTCGCACGACGGCAGATCCGGATCGTCGAGGTGGAGACGCAGTCGCCGTCACCGTTCGCCGGGGCCCTCCTGTTCAACTACGTCGGCGAGTTCATGTACGAGGGCGACAGCCCGCTCGCCGAACGCCGGGCCGCGGCCCTGTCGCTGGACTCGACGCTGCTGGCGGAACTGCTCGGCCGGGTGGAACTGCGCGAACTGCTCGACGCCGACGTCATCGCCCGCGCCGAACTCGAACTCCAGCGACTGCTCCCCGACCGCAAGGCGAAGGACCTCGAGGGCGTCGCCGACCTCCTGCGCCTGCTGGGGCCGCTGACCTCCGAGGAGGTCGCCGCACGGTCGACCGCCGATCCCGCCCCCTGGCTCGACGAACTCGTGCGCGCGAAGCGGGCGCTCGGCGTGTCGTTCGCCGGTCACGAGTGGTGGACGGCCATCGAGGATGCGGCACGCTTGCGCGACGGGCTCGGCGTGCCGCTGCCGATCGGTGTTCCCGCCGCGTTCATCGAACCCGTCGACGATCCGCTGGCCGATCTGATCAGCCGGTACGCCCGCACCCACGGCCCGTTCACGGTCACCGACGCCGCGGCCCGTTTCGGTCTCGGTTCGGCGGTGGCCCGCGACGTGCTGCAGCGGCTCGCGCAGGGCAAGCGGGTGGTCGAGGGCGAGTTCCGCCCCGGCGCGACGGGCAGCGAATGGTGCGATGCCGAAGTCCTGCGTCGCCTGCGCAGGCGCTCTCTGGCCGCGGCGCGTCAGGAGGTCGAACCGGTCAGCACGGCGACGCTCGGCCGCTTCCTCCCGGCCTGGCAGCACGTCGGGGGCACTTTGCGCGGTATCGACGGCGTCGCGACCGTCGTGGAACAGCTTGCCGGCGTACCCGTTCCCGCGTCGGCACTCGAGTCACTGATCCTGCCGTCCCGGGTGGCCGACTACTCCCCCGCCATGCTCGACGAACTCACGTCCACCGGTGAGGTGCTGTGGTCGGGGGCGGGCAGCATCTCCGGCAAGGACGGGTGGGTGTGCCTCCACCCCGCCGACGCCGCACCGCTCACGCTGACGACGCCGACGGAATCGGACCTGACCGACGTGCAGAGCCGGGTGCTCGACACGCTGTCCGGCGGCGGCGCGTACTTCTTCCGGCAACTCGCGGACACCCTCGAGATGTCCGACGACACCGCGCTGGCCACTGCGTTGTGGGATCTGGTGTGGCTGGGTCACATCGGCAACGACACCCTCGCCCCGGTGCGTGCCCTGCTGTCGGACACGTCCAGGACCACCACGAGCCACCGGTCGCCGCGGCGTCCCCCGCGCGCCCGCGCGTATCGCAGTCTGACGGTGCCGGTGCGCACCGCGCCGCCCACGGTCGGGGGACGGTGGTCGATTCTGCCCGCCGCCGAATCCGATGCCACGCTGCGGGCCAGCGCCACGGCCGAACTGCTGCTGGAGCGGTATGGGGTGGTGACCCGCGGGTCCGTGATGACCGAGAACGTTCCCGGTGGCTTCGCGCTGATGTACAAGGTGCTGGGCACGTTCGAGGACAACGGCCGCTGCCGGCGGGGCCATTTCGTCGAGTCGCTCGGCGGAGCCCAGTTCTCCACTCCGCCCGTGGTGGACCGGCTCCGGAGCTACGGCGATTCGCTCGAGGGCAGGCACACCACGCTGCCCGCCGTGACGCTCGCCGCCAGCGATCCCGCCAACCCGTACGGTGCGGCGCTGCCGTGGCCGCGGCGCGGCGACGACGCGCCCGCGCACCGGCCGGGACGCAAGGCCGGCGGACTGGTGGTGCTGGTGGAGGGCGAACTGATCCTGTTCGTCGAACGCGGCGGCCGCACCGTCCTCACGTTCACCGACGACCCGGGTGTGCTCCGCACCGCGGCCGTCACGCTCGCCGGGGTCGTCAAGCGCGGTGGCATCGACAGGATCGTGGTCGAGAAGGTGGACGGCGACACCATCCACGGCAGCGACTTCGCACCGATCCTGACCGAGGCCGGGTTCTCGCCCACTCCACGCGGATTCCGGTTGCGGGCCTGA
- a CDS encoding DUF1353 domain-containing protein: MPFQVSVDDPTRPQPELRVLDRKFFQLVGEFVYVHGDTVVTVPGCAPMPCLLRTDLASIPAPLQGLLTPYGRQLLPAIMHDDLCKRASALGPEGNTLRRHADELFRLALLDEGVGPFRSRIFWVGVEVGRFWTFTDVARFLLITHQVLGMLCWVVGVPWAVATLHFGLAALLLVLPVVLSLVWRRDFPVALLGCILLPLIAPTYLLTIGTAAVLWVPDGAAWLLGRRRTRRPPPLGPPTTVLR, translated from the coding sequence ATGCCGTTCCAGGTGTCCGTGGACGATCCGACTCGCCCGCAACCCGAACTCCGGGTACTCGACCGCAAGTTCTTCCAACTCGTCGGCGAGTTCGTCTACGTCCACGGCGACACGGTGGTGACGGTGCCCGGCTGCGCCCCGATGCCGTGCCTGCTCCGCACGGATCTCGCGTCGATTCCCGCGCCGCTGCAGGGTCTGCTCACCCCGTACGGCCGGCAACTGCTTCCCGCGATCATGCACGACGACCTCTGCAAGCGTGCGAGCGCGCTGGGGCCGGAGGGAAACACGCTGCGACGCCACGCAGACGAACTGTTCCGGCTCGCCCTGCTCGACGAGGGCGTCGGACCGTTCCGCAGCCGCATCTTCTGGGTCGGCGTCGAGGTCGGCCGGTTCTGGACGTTCACCGATGTCGCCCGGTTCCTGCTGATCACGCACCAGGTGCTCGGGATGCTGTGCTGGGTGGTGGGCGTGCCGTGGGCCGTGGCGACCTTGCACTTCGGCCTGGCCGCCCTGTTGCTCGTGCTACCGGTAGTGCTGTCGCTTGTGTGGCGCAGAGATTTTCCCGTCGCCCTGCTCGGGTGCATCCTGTTGCCTCTGATCGCGCCCACGTATCTGCTGACGATCGGCACCGCCGCGGTGCTGTGGGTTCCGGACGGTGCCGCCTGGTTGCTCGGCCGCAGGCGCACGCGCCGACCTCCGCCGCTCGGGCCGCCGACGACGGTCCTGCGCTAA
- a CDS encoding VOC family protein has translation MACRISELVLGCRDPEALARFWCEVLDFVVLDREGDGSIEIGPREGFGGPQPTIILSRRDEPEPGKPRLHIDVNATDRDQDAELERLLKLGARPADIGQTGDEPWHVLADPEGNEFCLLRARLAPL, from the coding sequence ATGGCATGCCGCATCAGTGAACTCGTGCTCGGTTGCCGCGACCCCGAGGCGCTGGCCCGGTTCTGGTGCGAGGTCCTGGACTTCGTGGTGCTCGACCGCGAGGGCGACGGAAGCATCGAGATCGGGCCCCGCGAAGGGTTCGGCGGCCCGCAGCCGACGATCATCCTCAGCCGCCGCGACGAACCGGAACCCGGGAAACCGCGGCTGCACATCGACGTCAACGCCACCGACCGCGATCAGGACGCCGAACTCGAACGCCTCCTGAAACTCGGCGCACGCCCGGCCGACATCGGCCAGACCGGGGACGAGCCCTGGCACGTCCTCGCCGATCCCGAAGGCAACGAATTCTGCCTCCTCCGGGCCCGCCTCGCTCCGCTCTGA